In one window of Thalassococcus arenae DNA:
- a CDS encoding biotin--[acetyl-CoA-carboxylase] ligase: MSWPEGYGRLVLAQVDSTNAEAARRAPGLAGPEWILARAQSAARGRRGRAWAMPEGNFAATLVMRLDEPPEHRALRSFVAALALFDAVGALVGDDAGLALKWPNDVLLNGGKLAGILLESLGPHLAIGVGVNLIAAPGAGQVEPGALRPVSLLGETGVRVGPEAMLEALAGAYAAREAAFVTYGFGAIRTAWLARAMGIGAVATARTARDETTGTFETVDEAGHLVLKTAKGRVAIAAADVFF; this comes from the coding sequence ATGAGCTGGCCTGAGGGCTATGGGCGGCTGGTGCTGGCGCAGGTCGACAGCACCAATGCCGAAGCGGCGCGGCGCGCGCCCGGCCTGGCCGGGCCGGAATGGATCCTGGCGCGGGCGCAGAGCGCGGCGCGCGGCCGGCGCGGCCGGGCCTGGGCGATGCCGGAGGGCAATTTCGCGGCGACGCTGGTGATGCGGCTGGACGAGCCGCCGGAGCACCGGGCCTTGCGGTCCTTCGTGGCGGCGCTGGCGCTGTTCGACGCGGTCGGGGCGCTGGTGGGCGATGATGCGGGGCTGGCGCTGAAATGGCCCAATGACGTCTTGCTGAACGGCGGCAAGCTGGCCGGCATCCTGCTGGAGAGCCTGGGGCCGCACCTGGCGATCGGGGTGGGCGTCAACCTGATCGCGGCGCCCGGGGCGGGGCAGGTGGAGCCGGGGGCGCTGCGGCCGGTGTCGCTGCTGGGCGAGACCGGGGTTCGGGTCGGGCCGGAGGCGATGCTCGAGGCGCTGGCCGGGGCCTATGCGGCGCGCGAGGCGGCCTTTGTCACCTACGGGTTCGGGGCGATCCGCACGGCCTGGCTGGCGCGCGCGATGGGGATCGGCGCGGTGGCCACGGCGCGCACGGCGCGCGACGAGACCACCGGTACCTTCGAGACGGTGGACGAGGCCGGGCATCTTGTCCTAAAGACGGCCAAGGGCCGCGTCGCCATCGCCGCGGCGGATGTGTTCTTCTGA
- the nuoN gene encoding NADH-quinone oxidoreductase subunit NuoN has product MSADLNIILPEILLSVYAMAALLFAVYTTKDKLASVLVWATSAIFLALAFWIATTGGATQTAFNGMFVDDGFARFAKVTILLSAAAVLLMSEGYMARRGLLKFEFPLLVALAAVGMMMMVSAGDLMALYMGLELQSLSLYVVASLRRDSVKSTEAGLKYFVLGALSSGLLLYGASLVYGYTGTTLFSGIIAVTAADGVSVGLLIGLVLLISGLAFKVSAVPFHMWTPDVYQGAPTPITAFFATAPKVAAMALFARVMHDAFGASIADWSQVLALLSLLSMFLGAVAAIGQTDIKRLMAYSSIAHMGYALMGLAAGTLLGVQAMLIYMAIYVTMNVGTFAFILSMERDGQPVTDIRSLGMYSKREPGKALAMLVLLFSLAGVPPLVGFFGKLYVLRAAYEAGLAWLAVAGVIASVIGAFYYLRIVFYMYFGEDREDALDGGKSPVLYGFLMASAVVMVVGVVNLFGIEGAAAAAAATLVN; this is encoded by the coding sequence ATGTCGGCCGATCTGAACATCATCCTGCCCGAGATCCTGCTGTCGGTCTACGCGATGGCGGCGCTGCTATTCGCGGTCTACACCACCAAGGACAAGCTGGCCTCGGTGCTGGTCTGGGCGACCAGCGCGATCTTCCTTGCGCTGGCCTTCTGGATCGCCACGACCGGTGGCGCCACGCAGACCGCCTTCAACGGCATGTTCGTCGATGACGGGTTCGCGCGGTTCGCCAAGGTGACGATCCTGCTGTCGGCCGCCGCGGTGCTGCTGATGAGCGAAGGCTACATGGCGCGGCGCGGCCTGCTGAAATTCGAGTTCCCGCTGCTGGTGGCGCTGGCCGCCGTGGGCATGATGATGATGGTCTCCGCGGGCGATCTCATGGCGCTCTACATGGGGCTCGAGCTGCAGTCGCTGTCGCTTTACGTCGTGGCCAGCCTGCGGCGCGACAGCGTGAAATCGACCGAGGCGGGGTTGAAATACTTTGTCCTCGGTGCGCTGTCCTCGGGCCTGCTGCTGTATGGCGCATCGCTGGTCTATGGCTATACCGGCACCACGCTGTTTTCCGGCATCATCGCGGTGACCGCGGCGGACGGCGTGTCGGTCGGGCTGCTGATCGGGCTGGTGCTGCTGATCTCGGGGCTGGCCTTCAAGGTCTCGGCGGTGCCGTTCCACATGTGGACGCCGGATGTCTATCAGGGCGCGCCGACGCCGATCACCGCCTTCTTCGCCACCGCGCCGAAGGTCGCCGCGATGGCGCTGTTCGCCCGGGTGATGCACGACGCCTTCGGCGCCAGCATCGCCGACTGGAGCCAGGTCCTGGCGCTGCTGTCGCTGCTGTCGATGTTCCTGGGCGCCGTGGCGGCGATCGGGCAGACCGACATCAAGCGGCTGATGGCCTATTCGTCGATCGCCCATATGGGCTATGCGCTGATGGGGCTGGCGGCGGGCACGCTGCTGGGCGTGCAGGCGATGCTGATCTACATGGCGATCTACGTGACGATGAACGTGGGCACCTTCGCCTTCATCCTGTCGATGGAGCGCGACGGCCAGCCGGTGACCGATATCCGGTCGCTGGGCATGTATTCCAAGCGCGAGCCGGGCAAGGCTCTGGCGATGCTGGTGCTGCTGTTCTCGCTGGCCGGCGTGCCGCCGCTGGTGGGCTTTTTCGGCAAGCTTTACGTGCTGCGCGCCGCCTACGAGGCCGGGCTGGCCTGGCTGGCGGTGGCCGGCGTGATCGCGTCGGTGATCGGCGCCTTCTATTACCTGCGGATCGTGTTCTACATGTATTTCGGCGAGGATCGCGAGGACGCGCTGGATGGCGGCAAGTCGCCGGTGCTGTACGGGTTCCTGATGGCCAGCGCCGTGGTGATGGTGGTGGGCGTGGTCAACCTGTTCGGCATCGAGGGCGCGGCGGCGGCGGCGGCGGCGACGCTTGTCAACTGA